One part of the Chryseobacterium sp. 7 genome encodes these proteins:
- a CDS encoding DUF6452 family protein: MKYFKFLIAICFLGMLFSCGGDDDICESGEGTPRMKVAFRSLSNGKEITLDSLYVAVDYGAGKVQLGKLTNIDSRLIPLRVDTSPYTDIYFRLSDKGAESKVRVNYSTKSTYVSPGCGIKKYYENLNSELVTPNPVQKVDAGQNQIENEDKTNLYLSF, translated from the coding sequence ATGAAGTATTTTAAATTTCTCATAGCAATCTGCTTTTTAGGAATGCTTTTTTCCTGCGGCGGGGATGATGATATTTGCGAAAGTGGAGAAGGAACTCCCAGAATGAAGGTAGCTTTCAGATCCTTGTCAAACGGAAAAGAAATTACATTGGATTCACTGTATGTAGCAGTAGATTATGGTGCGGGAAAAGTGCAGCTGGGAAAACTTACGAACATTGATTCAAGATTAATTCCTTTACGAGTAGATACATCACCTTACACAGATATTTATTTCAGATTATCTGATAAAGGAGCAGAATCTAAGGTAAGGGTCAATTATAGTACCAAGTCAACCTATGTATCTCCCGGATGTGGAATCAAAAAATATTATGAGAATTTAAATTCAGAATTAGTAACTCCGAATCCTGTTCAGAAAGTGGATGCCGGACAAAATCAAATAGAGAATGAAGACAAGACTAATCTTT
- the rlmD gene encoding 23S rRNA (uracil(1939)-C(5))-methyltransferase RlmD yields the protein MSRKKKRDLVLENIKLLTAGAKGVAIGKTEEGKAVMVTGAIPGDIVNVRVKKAKSKYYEGEAVEVLEKSPYRVEPKCIHFGTCGGCKWQNMSYEKQLDFKQEEVYNNIKRIGGIDNFETVSILGAEEQYFYRNKMEFSFSNARWLTQYEISSEENFGSKDALGFHIPGMWSKILDLKECFLQEDPSNAIRLAVKEYGVNTGLDFFDVRNQEGFLRTLMMRQNSKGEWMVLFQLYREEKENREKLFEFLLEKFPQIKTLVYAINPKQNDSIYDLNINIYFGEGYLMEEMDGLKFKIGPKSFFQTNYKQALELYRKTLEFADLKGDEVVYDLYTGTGTIAQYVARNAKQVIGIESVQEAIDAAIEHAALNGLTNTTFYCGDMKDIFNDEFMANHPKADVLITDPPRDGMHQKVVEQILKLSPEKVVYVSCNSATQARDLALMKEHYTLVKILPVDMFPQTHHVENIALLIKK from the coding sequence ATGAGTAGGAAGAAAAAAAGAGATTTAGTTCTTGAAAATATAAAGCTGTTGACCGCTGGAGCAAAAGGCGTAGCAATAGGAAAGACAGAAGAAGGAAAAGCGGTAATGGTAACAGGCGCTATTCCTGGTGATATAGTAAATGTAAGAGTAAAAAAAGCCAAGTCTAAATATTATGAAGGCGAAGCCGTAGAAGTGCTTGAAAAATCACCTTACAGAGTAGAACCTAAATGTATCCACTTCGGAACCTGCGGCGGCTGCAAATGGCAGAATATGAGCTATGAAAAACAGCTTGATTTTAAACAGGAAGAAGTATATAATAACATCAAAAGAATCGGAGGAATTGATAACTTCGAGACCGTTTCCATTCTGGGAGCTGAAGAACAGTATTTTTACAGAAATAAAATGGAGTTTTCTTTCTCTAATGCGAGATGGCTTACCCAATATGAAATCAGTTCTGAAGAAAATTTCGGAAGTAAAGATGCTCTAGGTTTTCATATTCCTGGAATGTGGAGCAAAATCCTTGATTTGAAAGAGTGCTTCCTTCAGGAAGATCCTTCTAATGCAATCAGACTTGCTGTAAAAGAGTATGGTGTCAATACGGGTCTGGACTTCTTTGATGTAAGAAACCAGGAAGGTTTTTTAAGAACCTTAATGATGAGACAAAACTCAAAAGGAGAATGGATGGTTCTTTTCCAGCTTTATAGAGAAGAAAAAGAAAACAGAGAAAAGCTTTTTGAATTCCTGTTAGAAAAATTCCCGCAGATTAAAACATTAGTATATGCTATTAATCCCAAGCAGAATGACTCTATCTATGATTTGAATATTAATATATATTTCGGAGAAGGTTATCTGATGGAAGAAATGGACGGACTGAAATTTAAGATCGGACCAAAATCTTTCTTTCAGACCAACTACAAACAGGCATTGGAGTTATACAGAAAAACCCTTGAGTTTGCAGATCTTAAAGGAGATGAAGTGGTGTATGACCTTTATACAGGAACAGGAACTATCGCTCAGTACGTAGCAAGAAATGCAAAACAAGTTATCGGGATAGAATCTGTGCAGGAAGCAATTGATGCGGCTATAGAACATGCAGCATTGAATGGGCTTACAAACACAACATTCTACTGTGGAGATATGAAAGATATTTTCAATGATGAGTTCATGGCAAATCATCCTAAAGCTGATGTTTTAATCACAGATCCGCCAAGAGACGGAATGCACCAAAAGGTGGTAGAACAGATCTTAAAGCTTTCACCGGAGAAAGTAGTTTATGTAAGCTGTAATTCTGCTACTCAGGCTAGAGACCTTGCTTTGATGAAAGAACATTATACTTTAGTGAAGATCTTACCGGTAGATATGTTCCCGCAGACCCATCATGTTGAGAACATTGCGTTGTTGATTAAAAAATAA
- a CDS encoding TlpA family protein disulfide reductase, with product MKKYLLLFIITFFVMSCSKKVEVKGKITGSSSLERIEFVEASGVGTLPLINIGLDKDGNFSGSFDAPKDGMYVINYAGRQNLIYLEGGQKVNISGNGTTFPNEYIITGDAKKNNDFLTASMKFLADYGSKVNLAGLMGGDEAAFLKGMHKVEADINKNVDDLAKKNNPSKGLLEWKKNDIKVTILNLLANYEMSHGPMSGNPSYKASKAFKDYETQLETDKDAMVKTIPLYRQYLLVKMTPDFQKYAEANSKGKTGITTSEMFAQYLKTKKDLSQTAKDYLLAFVMAQADIHPTTTPANIDKIKKIIDSDIKDATIKSDLLKMQVAITGLKIGDTAPEAALAKQDGKSYNLSENKGKPYMLFFYASWNPYISEATVPVLKEVVNFYKSKMNFVFVNVDDTKDQFIKTSNSLLKGIQGVNVYGEGGLNSDIAKKYGVYGFKLPCFVIIDKDGKIASRSFVNLGEQELVTILDKQTGLSAPKVEPNAQMQPQLQLDPSAMQQAPQPANPQPAPTK from the coding sequence ATGAAAAAATATCTTTTATTGTTTATCATCACATTCTTTGTGATGTCTTGTTCAAAAAAAGTAGAAGTAAAAGGAAAAATTACTGGAAGCTCATCATTAGAAAGAATTGAATTTGTAGAAGCTTCAGGAGTAGGAACCCTGCCTTTGATTAATATTGGTTTAGATAAAGACGGAAATTTTTCAGGTAGCTTTGACGCACCTAAAGACGGAATGTACGTGATCAACTACGCAGGAAGACAAAACCTGATTTATCTTGAAGGAGGACAAAAAGTAAATATTTCAGGAAACGGAACTACTTTCCCTAATGAATATATAATTACCGGAGATGCTAAAAAGAATAACGACTTCCTTACGGCAAGTATGAAGTTCCTGGCAGACTACGGCAGCAAAGTTAACTTGGCAGGATTAATGGGCGGAGACGAAGCTGCATTTTTGAAAGGAATGCATAAAGTAGAAGCTGATATTAATAAAAATGTAGACGACTTAGCAAAGAAAAACAACCCAAGCAAAGGACTTCTTGAATGGAAGAAAAACGACATCAAAGTGACCATTCTTAACTTGCTTGCAAACTATGAAATGTCTCACGGACCAATGTCTGGGAACCCATCTTACAAAGCATCTAAAGCTTTCAAAGATTATGAAACCCAATTAGAGACAGATAAAGATGCGATGGTGAAAACAATCCCTCTTTACAGACAATATCTTTTGGTAAAAATGACTCCGGATTTCCAGAAGTATGCAGAAGCAAACAGCAAAGGAAAAACAGGAATTACAACTTCTGAGATGTTTGCTCAGTACCTGAAAACAAAGAAAGATTTATCTCAGACAGCAAAAGATTATCTTTTAGCTTTCGTAATGGCCCAGGCTGATATTCATCCTACAACAACACCTGCAAATATTGATAAAATCAAAAAAATTATTGATTCAGATATTAAGGATGCTACTATTAAAAGTGATCTTTTAAAAATGCAGGTAGCAATTACAGGACTTAAAATCGGAGATACCGCTCCTGAAGCAGCTTTAGCAAAACAGGACGGAAAATCTTATAACCTTTCTGAAAACAAAGGAAAACCTTATATGTTATTCTTTTACGCTTCATGGAATCCTTACATCAGCGAAGCTACAGTACCTGTATTGAAAGAAGTGGTAAACTTCTATAAATCTAAAATGAATTTTGTATTTGTGAACGTAGATGATACAAAAGATCAGTTCATTAAAACAAGTAATTCTCTTCTAAAAGGAATTCAGGGAGTGAATGTTTACGGTGAGGGAGGTCTTAACTCTGATATCGCTAAGAAATATGGTGTATACGGATTCAAGTTACCTTGCTTTGTAATCATTGATAAAGATGGTAAAATTGCCAGCAGATCATTCGTAAACCTTGGTGAACAGGAATTAGTAACAATTCTTGACAAGCAGACAGGTCTTTCAGCTCCAAAAGTAGAGCCGAATGCTCAAATGCAGCCACAGTTACAGCTTGATCCATCTGCAATGCAGCAAGCTCCACAACCGGCAAATCCTCAGCCGGCTCCTACAAAATAA
- a CDS encoding succinate dehydrogenase/fumarate reductase iron-sulfur subunit, whose protein sequence is MSAKKGLHLTLKIWRQKNSKTKGQFETYKISDVSTDSSFLEMLDILNENLINEGKEPIAFDHDCREGICGMCSLYINGRAHGPDTGITTCQLHMRMFKDGETIVIEPWRSAAFPVIKDLMVDRSAFDRVMAAGGFISVNTSGNTLDANAIPVPKEDADKAMDAAACIGCGACVATCKNGSAMLFVGAKVSQYALLPQGRVEAKRRVLNMVKAMDEEGFGNCSNTGACEVECPKGISLENIARMNREYMAALVDQG, encoded by the coding sequence ATGAGTGCAAAAAAAGGCTTACATCTTACGCTGAAAATTTGGAGACAAAAAAATAGTAAAACTAAAGGTCAGTTTGAGACCTATAAAATATCAGATGTATCTACAGACTCTTCATTCCTGGAGATGCTGGATATTCTGAACGAAAACTTAATTAACGAAGGTAAAGAACCTATCGCTTTCGACCACGACTGTCGTGAAGGAATCTGCGGGATGTGTTCACTTTACATCAATGGTAGAGCTCATGGGCCGGATACAGGAATTACTACCTGCCAGCTTCACATGAGAATGTTCAAAGATGGAGAGACTATCGTTATTGAACCTTGGAGAAGTGCCGCTTTCCCTGTTATCAAAGATTTGATGGTAGACAGAAGTGCTTTCGACAGAGTAATGGCAGCAGGAGGTTTCATTTCTGTGAATACATCAGGTAATACATTGGATGCTAACGCAATTCCGGTTCCGAAAGAAGATGCAGACAAAGCAATGGATGCAGCAGCTTGTATCGGATGTGGAGCTTGTGTGGCTACCTGTAAAAACGGATCTGCAATGCTGTTCGTTGGAGCGAAAGTTTCTCAGTATGCATTACTTCCACAAGGTAGAGTAGAAGCTAAGAGAAGAGTTCTGAACATGGTGAAAGCTATGGATGAAGAAGGATTTGGAAACTGTTCAAACACCGGAGCATGTGAAGTAGAATGTCCAAAAGGTATTTCTCTTGAAAACATTGCAAGAATGAACAGAGAATACATGGCTGCTCTAGTAGATCAAGGATAG
- a CDS encoding fumarate reductase/succinate dehydrogenase flavoprotein subunit: MSKLDSRIPAGPLKDKWKNHKDHMNLVAPNNRDKIDIIVVGTGLAGGSAAATLAEQGYNVKAFCYQDSPRRAHSIAAQGGINAAKNYQGDGDSTYRLFYDTIKGGDYRAREANVYRLAEVSANIIDQCVSQGVPFGRDYGGQLDNRSFGGVQVKRTFYAKGQTGQQLLLGAYSSMSRQIGKGRIKMYNRHEMLDLVIVDGKARGIIARNLVTGEIERHSAHAVVIASGGYGNVYFLSTNAMGSNVSAAWKIHKKGAYFANPCYVQIHPTCIPVHGTQQSKLTLMSESLRNSGRIWVPKKIEDSVAIREGKLRPENIKEEDRDYYLERRYPAFGNLVPRDVASRAAKERCDAGFGIENNDTQEGVYLDFSTEIMKKGKESAIEKHIHNPTDQQIYDLGKSWVEEKYGNLFVMYEKITADDPYKTPMKIYPAVHYTMGGVWVDYNLQSTIPGCFVIGEANFSDHGANRLGASALMQGLADGYFVLPYTIADYLSADIRTGTIPTNSAAFDEAEKGIKEKIDFFLNNKGTHSVDYFHKQLGNIMWNKVGMGRTPEGLREAIKEIEEVRNDFWKNVKVPGEGEGMNTELEKAFRVADFLELGQLMAIDALHRNESCGGHFREDHSTPDGEAERDDVNYKYVGAWEYQGDNINAEVLHKEELIYDNIEVKTRSYK, from the coding sequence ATGAGTAAATTAGATTCAAGAATTCCAGCGGGTCCTCTTAAAGACAAGTGGAAAAATCATAAAGACCATATGAACCTTGTTGCACCAAACAACAGAGATAAGATTGATATTATTGTTGTAGGTACAGGTTTGGCAGGAGGTTCTGCAGCAGCTACATTAGCTGAGCAGGGATATAATGTAAAAGCATTCTGTTACCAGGATTCACCAAGAAGAGCGCACTCTATTGCAGCTCAAGGGGGGATCAACGCAGCTAAAAACTATCAGGGAGACGGTGACTCTACTTACAGATTATTCTATGATACCATTAAAGGTGGTGACTATAGAGCGAGAGAGGCCAACGTTTACAGATTAGCTGAAGTTTCTGCGAATATTATTGACCAGTGTGTTTCCCAAGGGGTTCCTTTCGGTAGAGATTACGGCGGTCAGCTGGATAACCGTTCATTTGGTGGGGTTCAGGTAAAAAGAACTTTCTACGCAAAAGGGCAAACAGGACAGCAGTTATTATTGGGAGCATATTCTTCAATGAGCCGTCAGATTGGTAAAGGAAGAATCAAGATGTACAACCGTCATGAAATGCTTGACCTTGTAATTGTAGACGGAAAAGCAAGAGGAATCATTGCTAGAAACCTTGTTACAGGTGAGATCGAAAGACATTCTGCTCACGCTGTAGTCATTGCTTCAGGAGGATACGGAAACGTATATTTCCTTTCTACCAACGCTATGGGATCAAATGTTTCTGCAGCATGGAAAATTCACAAGAAAGGAGCCTACTTTGCAAACCCTTGCTATGTGCAGATTCACCCGACTTGTATTCCTGTTCACGGAACACAGCAGTCTAAACTGACTTTGATGTCTGAATCATTAAGAAACTCAGGAAGAATCTGGGTTCCTAAAAAGATTGAAGATTCAGTAGCTATCAGAGAAGGTAAATTAAGACCGGAAAATATTAAAGAAGAAGATAGAGATTACTATTTAGAAAGAAGATATCCTGCATTTGGTAACCTTGTACCTAGAGACGTTGCTTCAAGAGCAGCTAAGGAAAGATGTGACGCTGGATTCGGAATCGAAAATAATGATACTCAGGAAGGAGTTTACCTTGATTTCTCTACAGAGATCATGAAAAAAGGTAAAGAATCCGCTATCGAAAAACATATTCATAATCCAACAGATCAGCAGATCTATGATTTAGGTAAGAGCTGGGTAGAGGAGAAATACGGTAACTTATTCGTAATGTACGAAAAAATTACAGCAGATGATCCTTACAAAACTCCAATGAAGATCTATCCTGCCGTTCACTATACAATGGGTGGTGTATGGGTAGATTATAACCTTCAGTCTACAATCCCTGGATGTTTCGTAATTGGTGAAGCTAACTTCTCTGACCACGGAGCTAACAGACTTGGTGCTTCAGCATTAATGCAGGGTCTTGCTGACGGATATTTCGTACTTCCTTACACCATTGCAGATTATCTTTCTGCAGATATCAGAACAGGAACAATTCCTACGAATTCAGCAGCGTTTGACGAAGCTGAAAAAGGAATTAAAGAGAAAATTGATTTCTTCTTAAATAATAAAGGAACTCATTCTGTAGACTACTTCCACAAGCAATTAGGAAACATTATGTGGAATAAAGTAGGAATGGGAAGAACTCCTGAAGGATTAAGAGAAGCAATTAAAGAAATTGAAGAAGTAAGAAACGATTTCTGGAAAAACGTAAAAGTACCGGGAGAAGGTGAAGGAATGAACACTGAGCTTGAAAAAGCATTCAGAGTAGCAGACTTCCTTGAGCTTGGACAATTAATGGCTATCGATGCACTACACAGAAACGAATCTTGTGGTGGACATTTCCGTGAAGACCACTCCACTCCGGATGGTGAAGCGGAAAGAGATGACGTAAACTACAAATACGTCGGAGCTTGGGAATATCAGGGTGATAATATCAACGCGGAAGTGTTGCATAAAGAAGAACTGATATATGACAACATCGAGGTTAAAACTAGAAGTTATAAATAA
- a CDS encoding succinate dehydrogenase cytochrome b subunit, translating into MAGLTSSTIGRKYAMALSALFLLIFLILHLTTNLLSVLNKDAFNTASDFMGYNPFVQFLMQPILGFAVIFHFIMGFVLEIKNNKARPVKYAANNASVNSSWMSRNMIISGAVILAFLALHLYDFWLHEINYKYVERLTPDAERFWPELHEKFADLWRVALYVISFVLLGLHLAHGFQSSFQSIGARHPKYTPVIKAFGTWYSILIPAGFIIVAVFHFITQ; encoded by the coding sequence ATGGCAGGTTTAACGAGTTCTACGATAGGTAGAAAATATGCTATGGCATTATCAGCTCTATTTTTGCTGATTTTTCTTATACTGCATTTGACGACCAATTTGTTATCAGTTCTGAACAAGGATGCATTCAACACCGCATCAGACTTCATGGGCTATAATCCTTTTGTGCAGTTCTTAATGCAGCCTATTCTTGGTTTTGCAGTAATTTTCCATTTCATTATGGGATTTGTGCTTGAGATCAAGAATAATAAAGCGCGTCCGGTAAAGTATGCAGCTAACAACGCGTCTGTGAATTCTTCATGGATGTCCAGAAATATGATTATTTCCGGAGCTGTTATTTTAGCTTTCTTGGCACTTCACTTATATGATTTCTGGTTGCATGAAATTAATTACAAGTATGTGGAAAGGTTAACTCCTGATGCAGAACGTTTCTGGCCGGAACTTCATGAGAAGTTTGCTGATCTTTGGAGAGTGGCTTTGTATGTAATCTCTTTCGTTCTACTAGGATTACACTTAGCACACGGATTCCAGTCTTCATTCCAGTCTATCGGAGCAAGACATCCAAAATATACGCCGGTGATCAAAGCTTTCGGAACATGGTATTCAATCCTTATTCCTGCAGGATTCATCATCGTAGCAGTTTTCCATTTTATAACTCAATAA
- a CDS encoding ComEC/Rec2 family competence protein yields the protein MKLQKQPLLILVIFFILGILFQDKMDLAGTVFYSVIVLCLALLTAICFHSYFLHKIKVILLALLFFGAGIILHHYNTSVDNIYSFPNKKETVTFKISQKLNSTEKYKKYEGEVQIGKANFNSILYVPRDNKELDFIHYYKAEAYVIKPKLPQYDFQFNYVQYLQRKYINYQIYISKEITSAERNDVKLADQLRQYRYSVLQKIDQIKISGKTKEFLKGIILADRTEIDAGTVQDFNKSGLVHFLAISGTHIVVIFGMFYFFLIRFIPLQFRKYAIVLSLFFIWLFAAFIGFGNSVLRSCIMLSVYFIFVLLQRKPDLLHSLALSAFIILIGDTQQIFDVGFQLSFLAVLGIYWLNQPLLKYFPKQDHYFKKLLFNTITISLSAQLATLPLVLYYFHQFSFISIIANFVIVPFSEIIIVFSFIMTGFIAFEIDFDLMNKVYDFVIQILLKIIHWFAEVDFLFFENIPMNGLEVLSISAAVYLLRPVILKFDFKNSMRLTMAFVVFLMIRTGSNVFENQKEEILVHDFGKGRVFSVKSGGNVRFWVSDRESKTKILKYVVNPYCAARRVDHFEIKTFPSSIQKVVFRDQIYNLK from the coding sequence TTGAAATTGCAAAAGCAGCCACTTCTTATTCTGGTAATATTTTTTATTCTTGGAATTCTTTTTCAGGATAAGATGGATTTGGCTGGAACTGTATTTTATTCAGTAATTGTATTGTGTTTGGCCTTACTTACTGCAATTTGTTTTCATTCATATTTTTTGCATAAAATAAAAGTTATTCTGCTGGCGCTTTTATTCTTTGGAGCCGGGATTATTCTCCATCATTATAATACTTCTGTAGACAATATTTATTCATTTCCCAATAAAAAAGAAACTGTTACATTTAAAATCTCTCAGAAATTAAACTCTACCGAAAAATATAAAAAATATGAAGGAGAAGTACAGATAGGAAAGGCAAATTTCAATTCTATTTTGTATGTTCCAAGAGACAATAAGGAGTTGGATTTTATTCATTATTACAAAGCTGAGGCGTATGTGATAAAACCTAAACTTCCTCAATATGATTTTCAGTTTAACTATGTTCAATATTTGCAGAGAAAATACATTAATTACCAGATTTATATTTCAAAAGAAATAACATCTGCAGAACGGAACGACGTGAAGCTGGCAGATCAGTTACGGCAGTACAGATATTCGGTTCTTCAGAAAATTGATCAGATAAAAATTTCAGGAAAAACAAAAGAATTTCTAAAAGGAATTATTCTGGCCGACCGAACAGAGATTGATGCAGGAACGGTTCAGGATTTCAATAAGTCAGGGCTGGTTCATTTTTTAGCGATTTCCGGAACTCATATTGTGGTTATTTTTGGTATGTTTTACTTTTTTCTGATTCGGTTTATTCCCTTACAATTTAGAAAATATGCAATTGTACTAAGTTTGTTTTTTATCTGGTTGTTTGCTGCTTTTATTGGGTTTGGAAACTCTGTTCTGCGGTCATGTATCATGCTGAGTGTCTATTTTATTTTTGTGCTGCTTCAGCGAAAACCGGATTTGCTTCATTCATTGGCTTTGTCCGCTTTTATTATTTTGATTGGAGATACCCAGCAGATTTTTGATGTAGGATTCCAGCTTAGTTTTTTAGCCGTTTTAGGAATCTATTGGCTGAATCAGCCGTTGTTGAAATATTTCCCAAAACAGGATCATTATTTTAAAAAATTATTGTTTAATACCATCACGATTTCTTTATCAGCACAGCTGGCTACACTTCCTTTGGTGTTGTATTATTTTCATCAGTTTTCATTCATTTCTATCATTGCCAATTTTGTTATTGTCCCTTTTTCCGAAATAATTATCGTATTCTCATTTATCATGACAGGCTTTATTGCATTTGAAATTGATTTTGATCTGATGAATAAAGTGTATGATTTTGTCATTCAGATTCTATTAAAAATAATTCATTGGTTTGCGGAGGTAGATTTTTTATTCTTTGAAAATATTCCCATGAACGGATTGGAAGTGCTTTCTATTTCTGCGGCTGTCTATTTATTAAGACCTGTTATTTTAAAATTTGATTTTAAAAATTCGATGAGGTTAACGATGGCTTTCGTTGTATTTTTGATGATAAGAACCGGAAGCAATGTCTTTGAAAATCAGAAAGAAGAGATTCTGGTTCATGACTTTGGTAAAGGCCGCGTTTTTTCTGTAAAAAGTGGTGGGAATGTCCGTTTTTGGGTTTCGGACAGGGAAAGTAAAACTAAAATTTTAAAGTATGTTGTGAATCCCTATTGCGCTGCAAGAAGAGTAGATCATTTTGAAATAAAAACCTTTCCTTCATCTATCCAAAAAGTGGTTTTCAGAGACCAGATTTATAATCTCAAATAG
- a CDS encoding glycoside hydrolase family 99 protein, with amino-acid sequence MNYYIRFLLLLTFTLFFSNCSAQQGNSRDKVQIFYYGWYANPATDGSYQHWNHEILPHWSNPKWNNLGHHQGGDDIGANFYPALGNYSSNDLKIIEQHMKMIKDSGVGVVVVSWLGKDSFTDKSLTRYLDIAERFDLKIAFHIEPFYKNTTELKEQLSYLIKTYSHHHAFYKKDGKPLFYVYDSYKIPKEEWTKMLSKSGEKTVRNTDLDALYIGLWVEKDDAKFFDTAGFDGFYTYFASEGFVYGSTTANWDFMANYAKDHNLIFIPCVGPGYSDTRIRPWNEANFKSRENGKYYEKMFDAAIKVNPDFIGITSFNEWHEGTQIEPAIPKKADDFKYEDYGKDPLFYIKETKRLTDKFLKKK; translated from the coding sequence ATGAATTACTATATCCGTTTTTTGTTATTACTGACATTTACGTTGTTTTTTTCAAACTGTTCTGCTCAACAGGGCAATTCAAGAGATAAAGTTCAGATATTTTATTACGGTTGGTACGCAAATCCAGCAACAGACGGAAGTTATCAGCATTGGAACCATGAAATCCTTCCGCATTGGAGTAATCCGAAATGGAATAATCTGGGGCATCACCAAGGAGGAGACGATATTGGGGCTAATTTTTATCCTGCACTTGGAAACTACAGCTCCAATGACCTAAAGATCATTGAACAGCATATGAAAATGATCAAAGACTCCGGAGTAGGAGTAGTGGTGGTAAGCTGGCTCGGAAAGGATTCATTCACGGATAAAAGTCTCACCAGATATCTGGATATTGCAGAGCGTTTTGATTTAAAAATTGCATTCCACATTGAACCGTTCTATAAAAATACCACAGAATTAAAGGAGCAGCTCTCTTATCTAATAAAAACGTATTCCCATCATCATGCATTCTACAAAAAAGACGGAAAACCGTTATTTTATGTGTATGACAGCTATAAAATTCCTAAAGAAGAATGGACAAAAATGTTGTCCAAAAGTGGAGAAAAAACAGTAAGAAATACAGATTTAGATGCTCTTTATATTGGCCTTTGGGTTGAAAAAGATGATGCTAAGTTTTTTGATACAGCAGGTTTTGATGGTTTTTATACCTATTTTGCAAGCGAAGGTTTTGTATACGGAAGTACAACTGCTAATTGGGATTTTATGGCCAACTATGCTAAAGATCACAATCTGATTTTTATTCCTTGCGTAGGACCAGGCTATTCTGATACAAGAATACGCCCATGGAACGAAGCTAATTTCAAAAGCAGAGAAAATGGAAAGTATTACGAAAAGATGTTTGACGCCGCTATTAAAGTAAATCCGGATTTTATCGGAATCACATCATTCAATGAATGGCATGAAGGAACACAGATAGAACCCGCCATCCCTAAAAAAGCAGATGATTTCAAATATGAAGATTATGGGAAAGATCCTTTATTTTATATCAAGGAAACGAAGCGTTTGACGGATAAATTTCTGAAAAAGAAATAG